A single genomic interval of Granulicella tundricola MP5ACTX9 harbors:
- the tatC gene encoding twin-arginine translocase subunit TatC, giving the protein MADLIDNVRANVADRADLPGMTLMEHLDELRKRLIRAVIALLCGFGVAYIFHVRLFGYIQKPLNDLGMKLAFTHPTDPLNLYIKTALVGGAIIASPFILYQLWLFISPGMYANEKRYVWPFMGSTVGLFLAGAWFGYRYILPGALSTLINGFGKGFQPIITIEDYTGFFLAIILGLGITFELPILIFFLSLFGIVDAKFLLKHIRYAVLIIFLITAIICPLPDPISMCIFASPMLVLYGLGVVIAVFVNPNRRKAKELKAS; this is encoded by the coding sequence ATGGCTGACCTGATCGATAACGTACGAGCGAATGTGGCGGACCGGGCTGACCTGCCGGGGATGACGCTGATGGAGCACCTGGACGAGCTGCGGAAGCGGCTGATTCGGGCGGTGATCGCGCTGCTGTGCGGGTTTGGCGTGGCTTATATCTTCCATGTGAGGCTGTTCGGGTATATCCAGAAGCCGCTGAACGACCTGGGGATGAAGCTGGCGTTTACGCATCCGACCGATCCGCTGAATCTGTATATCAAGACGGCTCTGGTGGGTGGGGCGATCATTGCGAGCCCTTTCATTCTGTATCAGCTCTGGCTGTTTATCTCGCCGGGGATGTATGCGAATGAGAAGCGGTATGTGTGGCCGTTCATGGGATCGACGGTGGGGCTGTTTCTGGCGGGAGCGTGGTTTGGGTACCGGTACATTCTGCCGGGGGCGCTGAGCACGCTGATCAATGGGTTCGGCAAGGGATTTCAGCCGATCATCACGATCGAGGACTATACGGGGTTCTTCCTGGCGATCATTCTGGGGCTGGGGATTACGTTTGAGCTACCGATTTTGATCTTCTTTCTTTCACTGTTCGGGATTGTGGATGCGAAGTTTCTGCTGAAGCATATTCGCTACGCCGTGTTGATCATCTTTCTGATTACGGCGATCATCTGTCCGCTGCCGGACCCGATCAGCATGTGCATCTTTGCGTCGCCGATGCTGGTGCTTTATGGGCTGGGCGTGGTGATTGCCGTGTTCGTCAATCCGAATCGCAGGAAAGCCAAGGAGCTGAAGGCCTCATGA
- a CDS encoding twin-arginine translocase TatA/TatE family subunit, whose product MPSFQDSAFIILLGLLLFGPKGLAGIARQVGKLMGEFRRASADFRMQMEDELRISEQAEQQKKIAAMEAAAPVAPLLHADMPEPEHPHNDVSSMDSLVDVGENRIHLAGDVPEAVAVETPTPLPIASSGDLDLMPPDTGLPVARSGGGSVSGAFDSIPHTADPEVEARHEQQEEHQEAASNG is encoded by the coding sequence ATGCCCAGCTTTCAAGACAGCGCATTCATTATCCTTCTCGGTCTCCTGCTCTTCGGTCCCAAGGGGCTTGCCGGCATTGCGCGGCAGGTCGGCAAGCTGATGGGGGAGTTTCGCCGTGCATCGGCGGACTTCCGCATGCAGATGGAAGACGAACTGCGGATCTCCGAGCAGGCCGAACAGCAGAAGAAGATTGCAGCGATGGAGGCTGCCGCGCCGGTGGCTCCGCTGCTGCACGCGGATATGCCGGAGCCTGAGCATCCGCACAATGATGTTTCTTCTATGGATTCGCTTGTGGATGTGGGGGAGAACCGGATTCATCTGGCTGGGGATGTTCCCGAGGCGGTGGCTGTGGAGACGCCGACTCCGCTGCCGATCGCTTCTTCCGGGGATCTGGATTTGATGCCTCCGGATACGGGGTTGCCTGTGGCTCGGAGCGGTGGTGGTTCTGTGAGCGGGGCGTTCGACTCGATTCCGCATACGGCGGACCCTGAGGTTGAAGCTCGGCACGAGCAACAGGAAGAGCATCAAGAGGCTGCGAGCAATGGCTGA